One segment of Thermonema lapsum DNA contains the following:
- a CDS encoding peroxiredoxin family protein has translation MEMRKYLSILLVTTLFFACRPSQEERSQPSLIGYWRFVLHSEGGAIPFNMEIFEENGTLKAFIRNGEEKLLLDSIRIQGDSVIMPLHIFDAALLGKRYGSDTLEGAFVKFYAPDQSVAFTAIRGQNYRFFPDSMSLAPAFDFSGKWEVSFTKPNGSTYPAVGIFQQNGDAVTGTFLTETGDYRYLEGNAAGKTLYLSAFDGNHAFLFVATSQEGNQLKGDFWSGKDYHETWTATRNDSAELRNPYELTYLKEGYDKIDFTLPDLDSNLVSLSDPRYRGKVIILQLFGSWCPNCMDETAFLADWYRKNKNKDIAIIALAFERKADFQYAKRMVERVKKRFAAEYDFLIAGTNDKEGTARVLPMLNHVMSFPTTIFIDKQGKVRKIHTGFYGPGTGEYYKRWREEFNSTISELLGE, from the coding sequence ATGGAAATGAGAAAATACTTATCGATTTTGCTGGTAACCACTTTGTTTTTTGCCTGCCGCCCTTCACAGGAAGAGCGTTCGCAACCATCGCTCATCGGCTACTGGCGTTTTGTGTTGCATTCTGAGGGCGGTGCCATCCCTTTTAATATGGAAATATTCGAAGAGAATGGCACACTCAAGGCGTTTATCCGCAACGGTGAAGAAAAACTGTTGCTCGACAGCATACGCATCCAAGGCGATTCGGTCATCATGCCCCTGCACATCTTCGATGCAGCACTCTTGGGCAAGCGATACGGAAGCGACACCCTCGAAGGGGCATTTGTTAAGTTCTATGCCCCAGACCAAAGCGTGGCTTTCACAGCCATACGCGGACAAAACTACCGTTTCTTCCCCGACTCTATGAGCTTGGCACCAGCCTTCGACTTTTCAGGCAAGTGGGAAGTATCGTTTACCAAACCGAACGGCAGCACCTACCCAGCAGTAGGTATTTTTCAACAAAACGGCGATGCCGTTACCGGCACCTTTCTCACCGAAACGGGCGACTATCGCTATTTAGAAGGCAATGCAGCCGGCAAAACGCTTTATTTGTCTGCCTTTGACGGCAACCATGCCTTTTTGTTTGTGGCTACTTCCCAAGAGGGCAATCAGCTCAAAGGCGACTTTTGGTCGGGCAAAGACTACCATGAAACATGGACTGCCACACGCAACGACAGCGCCGAGTTACGCAACCCTTATGAACTTACTTACCTCAAAGAGGGCTACGACAAAATAGACTTCACCTTGCCCGACTTAGACAGCAATCTGGTGTCGCTTTCAGACCCTCGCTATCGCGGCAAAGTGATTATCCTGCAGTTGTTTGGCTCTTGGTGCCCCAATTGTATGGATGAAACTGCTTTTCTGGCTGATTGGTATCGAAAGAATAAAAACAAAGACATCGCCATCATTGCTCTGGCGTTCGAGCGAAAAGCCGATTTTCAGTATGCCAAGCGCATGGTCGAGCGCGTGAAAAAGCGTTTTGCTGCCGAATATGACTTTTTGATTGCAGGCACCAACGACAAAGAGGGAACTGCACGTGTATTGCCCATGCTCAACCACGTAATGTCCTTTCCTACAACCATATTTATCGATAAACAAGGAAAGGTAAGAAAGATACACACCGGCTTTTACGGACCGGGCACCGGCGAATATTACAAGCGCTGGCGCGAAGAATTTAATTCTACAATTTCAGAACTTTTAGGTGAGTAA
- a CDS encoding PorP/SprF family type IX secretion system membrane protein, with protein MPYRLLFLLFWGLTASAICRAQYSAFSYPWQASLWHNPATAAGTHAHQLQMSYRHRAPRLEGGIASMHVQYAHTWQKARTALGSWAMLEQAGSGRFRQQAVALSLSHFVPLQEKLIWRLSLEGSYLQQSHGFGQYTFGDQLSTWGNTGQPSAEAFPDEQLRAWNLNAGTLIHSHTFWVGVSARYLNQAVLRGTGAAYRLPVYWQAQGGIKISLPNYRRQDALLPWIGYRRYLDYQSFDAGMWAQIAPLQAGISMESLPLGGSNDSRLFLHAGIDYEGYRFIYSFGSPLGRQALAGHVHEVGFSVRFGAAARSQRYGLTAALPYDTLP; from the coding sequence ATGCCCTACCGCCTTTTATTTTTGCTTTTCTGGGGGTTGACTGCTTCTGCCATCTGCCGAGCACAATACAGCGCCTTTTCTTATCCGTGGCAGGCGAGCCTGTGGCACAACCCGGCAACAGCTGCTGGCACGCATGCCCATCAGTTGCAGATGAGCTACCGCCACCGTGCCCCCCGCCTCGAAGGAGGCATTGCCAGCATGCATGTGCAATATGCCCACACATGGCAGAAAGCTCGCACCGCCTTGGGCAGCTGGGCAATGCTGGAACAGGCAGGAAGCGGGCGTTTCCGCCAACAAGCAGTAGCTTTGTCGCTTAGTCATTTCGTGCCTTTGCAAGAAAAACTCATCTGGCGGCTGTCGCTTGAAGGCAGCTACTTACAGCAATCGCACGGATTCGGGCAATACACCTTTGGCGACCAACTCTCTACTTGGGGCAATACGGGGCAGCCCTCTGCCGAAGCCTTCCCAGATGAACAACTACGGGCATGGAATCTGAACGCAGGCACCCTCATACATAGCCATACTTTTTGGGTGGGGGTATCGGCACGCTACCTCAACCAAGCCGTGCTGCGAGGCACGGGGGCAGCCTATCGCCTGCCCGTATATTGGCAAGCACAGGGCGGTATAAAAATAAGTCTGCCTAACTACCGTCGGCAAGATGCCCTTTTGCCTTGGATAGGCTACCGTCGTTATCTTGACTACCAAAGCTTTGATGCGGGCATGTGGGCACAAATCGCTCCGCTACAAGCAGGCATCAGTATGGAATCATTGCCTCTGGGCGGCAGCAATGACAGTCGTCTCTTCCTGCATGCAGGCATTGATTACGAAGGTTATCGTTTCATTTACAGTTTTGGCAGCCCGCTGGGTAGGCAGGCATTAGCCGGACATGTGCATGAAGTAGGATTTAGTGTTCGATTTGGGGCTGCTGCCCGTAGCCAGCGCTATGGTCTCACAGCCGCCTTACCCTACGATACCCTGCCCTGA
- the pyrH gene encoding UMP kinase codes for MKYKRILLKLSGEALSGDDPQYIINPERLEQYAKEIRRVVESGVQVAIVIGGGNIYRGSEAERSGIDRVQGDYMGMLATVINGMALQSAIEKQGVYTRLMSGIRMEQVCEPFIRRRAIRHLEKGRVVIFAAGTGNPYFTTDSAASLRAIEIEADVVLKGTKVDGVYSADPKKDVTAVRFTSITFEEVYARGLSVMDLTAFTLCKENNLPIIVFDMNKPGNLYRLVQGEEVGTLISSDSE; via the coding sequence ATGAAATATAAACGCATCCTGCTTAAGCTCAGCGGTGAAGCCCTCAGCGGCGATGACCCGCAGTATATCATCAATCCGGAGCGTTTGGAACAGTATGCCAAGGAAATCAGACGTGTGGTAGAAAGCGGTGTACAAGTGGCTATTGTCATAGGCGGAGGCAATATTTACAGAGGCAGTGAAGCGGAGCGCTCAGGTATCGACAGAGTGCAAGGCGACTATATGGGCATGTTGGCGACGGTCATCAACGGCATGGCATTGCAAAGTGCTATTGAAAAACAAGGCGTCTATACTCGTCTCATGTCGGGCATTCGTATGGAACAAGTGTGCGAGCCTTTCATTCGCCGCCGCGCTATTCGCCACCTCGAAAAAGGACGCGTAGTTATCTTTGCAGCCGGTACTGGCAACCCCTATTTCACGACCGATTCGGCTGCCAGCTTGCGCGCCATTGAAATAGAAGCCGACGTGGTACTCAAAGGAACCAAAGTCGATGGGGTGTATTCTGCCGACCCGAAAAAAGACGTTACCGCCGTTCGTTTTACTTCCATTACCTTCGAAGAAGTGTATGCTCGCGGTTTGAGCGTGATGGACCTGACTGCCTTTACGCTGTGTAAAGAAAACAACTTACCCATCATTGTGTTTGATATGAACAAACCGGGCAATCTTTATCGTTTGGTACAAGGCGAAGAAGTAGGCACCCTGATTTCCTCTGATTCGGAATAA
- a CDS encoding LutB/LldF family L-lactate oxidation iron-sulfur protein, producing MSKTLNRFQKDAEAKVFDEKHRRTIRFNMGKYEQAVQKGLQQYKDHELARSRAAYIKQEAIAQLDKLLLQFEENISKRGARVLWADTARTALQYIAEIFERQQAKEVVKSKSMATEEIGLNEFLEARQVQVYETDLGEFIVQLAGQKPYHIVTPAMHMSKEDISRLFSEKLHIEPTDDAQKLTHVARRLLREKYVSADVGITGANFIIADIGAIAITENEGNARLSLTFPKVHIAIVGLEKVLPRLEDLSLFLPLLATSGTGQHLTVYNSVITGPRQSKESDGPEEMYVILLDNGRTELLADPAKRQALHCIRCGACLNACPVYKNIGGHTYGSTYSGPIGSVISPYLMGMKEYKHLSYASSLCGACSSVCPVKIEIHDLLLLNRKTAVEKKLVPFTERLAFKLWKKAMLNRRLIDMWGANIKNTILRKAFKDSWGRYHSPIRVAPRSFKQLWQERIANAKKTKV from the coding sequence ATGAGCAAAACACTGAACCGCTTTCAAAAAGACGCCGAAGCCAAGGTGTTTGACGAAAAGCACCGCCGCACCATACGCTTCAACATGGGCAAGTATGAACAAGCCGTGCAAAAGGGCTTGCAACAATACAAAGACCACGAATTAGCACGTAGCCGCGCCGCTTACATCAAGCAAGAAGCCATTGCCCAACTCGACAAGCTGCTGCTTCAATTCGAAGAAAACATCAGCAAGCGGGGGGCTCGCGTGCTTTGGGCAGATACCGCACGAACAGCCCTGCAATACATCGCCGAAATATTTGAACGCCAACAAGCCAAAGAGGTGGTCAAGTCCAAATCGATGGCTACCGAAGAAATCGGACTCAATGAATTCCTTGAAGCTCGCCAAGTGCAGGTGTATGAAACCGACTTGGGGGAGTTTATCGTGCAGCTGGCAGGGCAAAAGCCCTATCATATCGTAACACCGGCTATGCACATGTCAAAAGAAGACATCAGCCGCCTCTTTTCCGAAAAGCTGCACATAGAGCCCACCGACGATGCCCAAAAACTGACGCATGTCGCACGGCGCCTGCTGCGTGAAAAGTACGTATCGGCAGATGTAGGCATTACGGGCGCCAACTTTATCATTGCCGACATAGGCGCAATAGCCATCACCGAAAACGAAGGCAACGCCCGTCTGTCGCTTACATTTCCCAAAGTACATATTGCCATTGTAGGTTTAGAGAAAGTGCTGCCCCGCCTCGAAGACCTCAGCCTTTTTTTGCCTCTCTTAGCAACCAGCGGCACCGGGCAGCATCTGACCGTATATAACAGCGTGATTACCGGACCCCGACAAAGCAAAGAAAGCGACGGTCCCGAAGAGATGTATGTGATTTTACTGGACAACGGGCGCACCGAACTGTTAGCAGACCCCGCCAAGCGGCAAGCATTGCACTGTATTCGTTGCGGCGCCTGCCTCAATGCCTGCCCGGTGTATAAAAACATAGGCGGACACACCTACGGAAGCACCTACAGCGGTCCCATAGGTTCGGTCATTTCGCCTTATCTCATGGGCATGAAAGAATACAAGCACCTGAGCTATGCCAGTTCTTTATGCGGGGCTTGTAGCAGTGTGTGCCCGGTAAAAATAGAAATCCATGACTTGCTGTTGCTCAACAGAAAAACGGCAGTCGAAAAAAAACTGGTGCCCTTCACTGAACGCTTGGCGTTTAAGCTATGGAAAAAAGCCATGCTCAACCGCCGTCTCATAGATATGTGGGGAGCCAACATCAAAAACACCATCTTACGCAAAGCATTCAAAGACAGCTGGGGGCGCTATCACAGCCCTATACGAGTAGCGCCACGCTCATTCAAGCAATTATGGCAAGAACGTATTGCCAACGCTAAAAAAACAAAGGTATGA
- the kynU gene encoding kynureninase — MVHTISSITMEDSLDFARQMDKQDPLYQFRNEFHIPRRNGQEVIYLCGNSLGLQPKRTAQTIDQEMERWRTLAVDGHFEGATRWFDYHKALQPMLAPIVGAHPDEITVMNNLTSNLHFMMVSFYRPQGKRFKVLMEAGAFPSDQYAVETQVRFHGYHPEEAIVEVAPREGETSLRTEDIEAAIYREGDQLALVLFGGINYYTGQVFDMARIAAAARQVGANVGFDLAHAVGNVPLRLHDWEVDFAVWCSYKYLNSGPGGVGGAFVHRKHHHAHLPRFGGWWGHNEEERFLMKKGFKPITTAEGWQVANEPILLMAAHKAALEVFQEAGFERLREKSKLLTDYLLFFIDNYCSDNIQVLTPRNYEARGCQVSIYVQRNGKEVFDALQAAHIVGDWREPNVIRLAPVPLYNTFEEVYRVGQVLKQF; from the coding sequence ATGGTCCACACTATATCCTCAATCACTATGGAAGATAGCCTTGACTTTGCCCGCCAGATGGACAAGCAAGACCCCCTGTACCAATTTAGAAACGAATTTCATATTCCTCGCCGCAATGGGCAAGAGGTGATTTATTTGTGTGGCAACTCGCTGGGGTTGCAGCCCAAGCGTACAGCACAAACCATAGACCAAGAGATGGAGCGCTGGCGCACGCTTGCCGTTGATGGACATTTCGAAGGCGCTACCCGCTGGTTCGATTACCACAAAGCCTTGCAGCCCATGCTCGCCCCTATTGTAGGGGCTCATCCCGACGAAATCACCGTCATGAACAACCTCACTTCGAACCTTCATTTCATGATGGTATCTTTTTACCGCCCCCAAGGCAAGCGGTTCAAAGTATTGATGGAAGCGGGCGCTTTCCCCTCAGACCAATACGCTGTAGAAACACAAGTGCGCTTCCATGGCTACCATCCCGAAGAAGCCATCGTGGAGGTAGCCCCGCGCGAAGGGGAAACCTCTCTGCGCACCGAAGACATAGAAGCAGCCATATACCGCGAAGGCGACCAGTTGGCATTGGTACTTTTTGGGGGCATCAATTACTATACCGGGCAAGTGTTCGACATGGCACGCATTGCCGCTGCCGCCCGGCAGGTAGGTGCCAACGTTGGCTTTGATTTGGCACATGCCGTCGGCAACGTGCCTCTACGCCTGCACGATTGGGAAGTGGACTTTGCCGTATGGTGTTCCTATAAATACCTCAACTCTGGTCCCGGAGGCGTAGGCGGTGCTTTTGTGCATCGCAAACACCATCATGCCCACTTGCCTCGTTTTGGTGGCTGGTGGGGACATAACGAAGAGGAACGTTTCTTGATGAAAAAAGGATTTAAGCCCATCACCACAGCCGAAGGATGGCAAGTAGCCAACGAACCCATCTTGTTGATGGCTGCCCACAAAGCTGCCTTGGAAGTATTTCAAGAAGCAGGATTCGAGCGCTTGCGTGAAAAAAGCAAGCTGCTGACCGACTACCTGCTGTTTTTCATAGACAACTACTGCAGCGACAATATCCAAGTGCTCACGCCACGCAACTATGAAGCACGTGGCTGCCAAGTGTCGATTTACGTGCAGCGTAATGGAAAAGAAGTATTTGATGCCCTGCAAGCCGCTCATATCGTGGGCGATTGGCGCGAGCCCAATGTCATACGGCTTGCCCCCGTGCCCCTTTACAACACCTTCGAAGAAGTGTACCGAGTAGGACAGGTGCTCAAACAGTTTTAA
- the hemC gene encoding hydroxymethylbilane synthase translates to MGNTIRIGTRRSQLALWQAEHVAELLRQKGLQAELVAIETKGDKILDRSLSKIGSKGVFTEELEAMLRSGEVHIAVHSAKDVPSALPNDLELIAFSERESAYDVLVSRNTTLSLQKPLRVGTSSTRRRALIRRYYPHWEVVEVRGNLQTRLRKMDEGLCDALLLAYAGVHRMGYDPFIVHRFDIEQFTPAVGQGSLAIEAHKELAPALRRAVVEAVNHPLTAACLLAERAFLARLQGGCSVPVFGHAFYKDGQMKLLGGVMSLDGKQAIQDSIMVHETPEAAGRQLAERLLQAGAGDILKEIKAQL, encoded by the coding sequence ATGGGCAATACCATACGCATAGGCACACGCCGCAGCCAATTGGCATTGTGGCAAGCCGAACACGTAGCAGAGCTGCTGCGCCAAAAAGGGCTGCAAGCCGAATTGGTTGCCATAGAAACCAAAGGCGATAAGATTCTTGACCGCTCCTTGTCGAAGATAGGCAGCAAGGGGGTCTTTACAGAAGAGCTGGAAGCCATGCTGCGCAGCGGCGAAGTACACATTGCCGTGCATAGCGCCAAAGATGTGCCTTCTGCTCTGCCCAACGACTTGGAACTGATTGCTTTCAGTGAGCGGGAAAGTGCCTATGATGTATTGGTAAGCCGAAATACCACACTCTCCCTACAAAAACCTTTACGGGTGGGCACCTCTTCTACGCGCCGCCGAGCGCTCATTCGGCGGTATTATCCCCATTGGGAAGTGGTGGAAGTGCGCGGCAACCTGCAAACCCGCCTCCGCAAGATGGATGAAGGCTTGTGCGATGCACTGCTGTTGGCTTATGCAGGCGTACACCGCATGGGCTATGACCCGTTCATTGTGCATCGCTTCGACATAGAACAGTTCACCCCCGCGGTAGGGCAAGGTAGTCTGGCAATAGAAGCCCACAAAGAGCTGGCGCCTGCCCTGCGCCGGGCAGTCGTTGAGGCGGTAAACCACCCCCTTACAGCAGCCTGCTTGCTCGCCGAACGGGCTTTTCTTGCCCGCCTGCAGGGTGGATGCAGTGTGCCTGTCTTTGGACATGCTTTCTACAAGGATGGGCAAATGAAACTGCTGGGCGGTGTGATGAGCCTCGACGGCAAGCAAGCCATTCAGGACAGCATCATGGTGCACGAAACCCCCGAAGCCGCTGGTAGGCAACTGGCAGAACGTCTTTTGCAAGCCGGTGCCGGCGACATACTCAAAGAAATCAAAGCGCAGTTGTAA
- a CDS encoding BatA domain-containing protein, which yields MTFLNPSFLWALALLLVPLALHLFNLHRPRKVYFTNVQFLQQLETQTKSMRKLREWLILLCRMLFLAALVLAFARPVLPSKYAGNTQGQPLHSLYIDNSFSMQRPSLGSEVNLLTHAKEQATAFAQNIGQQGQFQLLSNAFDSRESQIYDAQELSKTLSSLSFSIYRPLLSDVLQRQEKLSRKRLPNASAHLFLFSDFQQNVSASLFKYPFQEDIHYHLVPLQAAPVANVSIDSVWLGAPFIQRNNTNILYFKLHNHSQREIQQLPVQLYVQERAVAGKSVNLAAGESRTFSVEFSTDDSGWLRGRLHIEDAPVTFDNDYYFSYNARRQLQVLYLHQSTQPNPYVVAAYKAEPQINLQYKALSTINEEELRNADLLLVEASNNLEGTAAERLRTFAEMGGSLAVIPTQGATLDFLQAWGIKLNPAPPLPPDSSLQLRPESLAHPLFEGVFSKKPLNATMPWARPLWICRNGDNILKMQNGEAFLSMYRLQGGKVYVFASPLLPQYTNLVKHALFVPILYRMAQTAPQKALLYAYRSNERSLLLPIGAQPTQDKPLHLRRHQEEWLLTPQRLGNRLRIDLPTESMQAGFYALTYDADTLALLAFNVPAEESAMETISIDSLRTLADTLPNVHIYESGEPQTVIQQYQAQFIATPLWKYFIIAALLFLLCEILIIRLWK from the coding sequence ATGACCTTTCTGAACCCTTCTTTTCTGTGGGCACTTGCCTTACTGCTCGTGCCGCTTGCCTTGCATTTGTTCAATCTGCACCGCCCACGAAAAGTATATTTCACCAATGTGCAGTTTTTGCAGCAACTAGAAACGCAAACCAAAAGCATGCGAAAACTGCGCGAATGGCTGATTTTGCTGTGCCGTATGCTCTTTTTGGCTGCTTTGGTACTGGCTTTTGCCCGCCCGGTGCTGCCCAGCAAGTATGCCGGCAACACCCAAGGGCAACCATTGCATAGCCTCTACATCGACAACTCCTTCAGCATGCAACGCCCCAGCTTGGGCAGCGAAGTGAATCTGCTTACGCATGCCAAAGAACAAGCCACTGCCTTCGCCCAAAACATAGGGCAACAAGGGCAGTTTCAACTGCTCAGCAACGCTTTCGACAGCCGCGAATCACAAATATACGACGCCCAAGAGCTGAGCAAAACCTTGTCGTCCCTTTCATTCAGCATTTATCGTCCTTTGCTCAGCGATGTACTGCAAAGGCAAGAAAAACTAAGCCGCAAACGCCTGCCCAATGCAAGTGCCCATCTGTTTCTGTTCAGCGATTTTCAACAAAACGTATCAGCCTCTTTGTTTAAATACCCCTTTCAAGAAGACATACACTACCACTTGGTGCCTTTGCAGGCAGCGCCCGTTGCCAACGTAAGCATAGACAGTGTATGGCTGGGCGCCCCCTTCATTCAGCGTAACAACACCAATATCCTCTATTTCAAGCTGCATAACCACAGCCAGCGGGAAATACAGCAGCTGCCCGTGCAGCTTTATGTGCAAGAGCGCGCCGTAGCTGGCAAAAGCGTAAACTTAGCAGCAGGCGAAAGCCGCACTTTCTCTGTGGAGTTCAGCACCGACGATAGCGGCTGGCTACGCGGCAGACTGCACATAGAAGACGCCCCCGTTACTTTCGACAATGACTATTATTTCAGCTACAACGCCCGCCGTCAACTGCAAGTCCTTTACCTGCACCAAAGCACCCAACCCAACCCTTACGTGGTAGCAGCCTATAAAGCTGAACCGCAAATCAACCTACAGTACAAAGCACTCAGTACTATCAACGAAGAAGAACTTCGCAATGCTGACCTGCTGCTTGTAGAGGCAAGTAACAACCTTGAGGGAACGGCGGCAGAGCGGCTGCGTACCTTCGCAGAAATGGGAGGCAGCTTGGCAGTCATTCCCACTCAGGGCGCTACGCTCGATTTTCTGCAGGCGTGGGGCATAAAGCTAAACCCGGCGCCCCCTTTGCCCCCCGACAGCAGTCTGCAACTGCGCCCCGAAAGCCTTGCCCATCCCTTGTTCGAGGGAGTCTTTTCCAAAAAGCCCCTCAATGCTACCATGCCTTGGGCACGCCCCCTATGGATTTGTCGCAACGGCGACAACATCCTAAAAATGCAAAACGGAGAAGCCTTCCTGAGCATGTACCGCCTGCAAGGCGGCAAGGTGTATGTATTTGCCTCGCCGCTGCTGCCCCAATACACCAATTTGGTAAAACATGCCCTCTTTGTGCCCATACTCTACCGTATGGCACAAACCGCACCCCAAAAAGCGCTGCTCTATGCTTACCGAAGCAACGAGCGCAGTTTGCTGTTGCCCATAGGGGCACAACCCACACAAGACAAACCCCTGCACCTGCGCCGCCACCAAGAAGAATGGCTCTTAACACCCCAACGGCTGGGCAATCGCCTGCGCATAGACCTGCCCACAGAGAGCATGCAAGCCGGTTTTTATGCGCTCACCTACGATGCCGACACCCTCGCCCTGCTGGCTTTCAACGTGCCGGCAGAAGAGTCTGCCATGGAAACCATCTCCATAGACAGCCTGCGCACTCTTGCTGACACTCTGCCCAACGTGCATATATATGAAAGCGGCGAACCGCAAACTGTCATACAACAATACCAAGCGCAGTTTATAGCTACTCCCTTATGGAAGTATTTCATCATAGCAGCCCTTTTGTTTTTATTGTGTGAAATTTTAATCATCAGGCTATGGAAATGA
- the frr gene encoding ribosome recycling factor: MEEEILMYLQDAEERMKKALDHTQDIVSKIRAGRVTPEFLEGITVEYYGAQVPLTQVANINSLDGRTLSIRPFEKGLINDIEKAIQASDLGVNPQNNGESIILAFPPLTEERRKQLVKQVKQEIEEGKISVRNIRKEANNSIKKLKEEGIPEDSIKRGEEEVQKLTDKYIAKLDELFEKKEQEIMKV, encoded by the coding sequence ATGGAAGAAGAGATTTTAATGTATCTGCAAGATGCAGAAGAACGCATGAAAAAAGCGCTGGACCATACCCAAGACATAGTCAGCAAAATCAGAGCCGGACGCGTTACCCCTGAGTTCCTTGAAGGGATTACCGTAGAGTATTATGGTGCTCAGGTACCTTTGACTCAAGTAGCCAACATCAACAGCTTAGACGGACGTACGCTGAGCATTCGTCCTTTCGAGAAGGGACTGATTAACGATATAGAAAAAGCCATTCAAGCCAGTGATTTGGGGGTGAACCCGCAGAACAACGGCGAAAGCATCATATTGGCATTTCCGCCCCTTACCGAAGAGCGTCGCAAACAGCTGGTAAAACAAGTGAAGCAAGAAATAGAAGAGGGAAAAATCAGCGTGCGCAATATACGCAAGGAAGCTAACAATAGCATCAAGAAGTTGAAAGAAGAGGGGATTCCAGAAGACTCTATCAAGCGTGGCGAAGAAGAAGTTCAAAAACTAACCGACAAATACATAGCCAAGCTGGATGAGCTCTTCGAAAAGAAAGAGCAGGAAATCATGAAAGTATAA
- a CDS encoding ribonucleoside-diphosphate reductase small subunit has translation MSHTHNEPLLLEEKNRFVLFPIKHNEIWEMYKKAEASFWTAEEIDLSQDLRDWENLNEDERHFISHVLAFFAASDGIVNENLVLNFMREVTLPEARCFYGFQVMMENIHSETYSLLIDTYIKDSAERERLFNAIETVPCVKKKADWALRWIESPHFVERLIAFAAVEGIFFSGSFCAIFWLKERGLMPGLSFSNELISRDEGLHCDFACLLYNQYIQNKLSKERVLEIITDAVAIEKEFITDALPVDLIGMNSRLMAQYIEFVADRLLVALGQEKHYNATNPFPFMDMISLQGKTNFFEKRVSEYRKAGVASKKDEQKFTLNEDF, from the coding sequence ATGAGCCACACGCACAACGAACCTTTACTGCTGGAAGAAAAGAACCGTTTTGTTCTGTTCCCTATCAAGCACAACGAGATATGGGAGATGTACAAGAAGGCAGAAGCCAGCTTTTGGACTGCCGAAGAAATAGACTTGTCGCAAGACCTGCGCGATTGGGAAAATCTTAATGAGGATGAGCGTCATTTTATTTCGCATGTATTGGCGTTTTTCGCTGCCAGCGATGGCATTGTGAACGAAAACTTGGTGCTCAACTTCATGCGTGAGGTAACACTGCCCGAAGCCCGTTGCTTCTACGGCTTTCAGGTGATGATGGAAAACATACACTCCGAAACCTACTCTCTTTTGATTGACACCTATATTAAGGATAGCGCTGAACGGGAACGCCTCTTCAATGCCATTGAAACGGTGCCATGCGTCAAGAAAAAAGCCGACTGGGCATTGCGCTGGATTGAAAGCCCCCATTTTGTAGAGCGCTTGATTGCTTTTGCGGCAGTCGAAGGTATTTTCTTCTCCGGTAGTTTTTGTGCTATCTTCTGGCTCAAAGAGCGTGGCTTGATGCCCGGCTTGTCGTTTTCCAATGAACTGATTTCGCGAGACGAGGGCTTGCATTGCGACTTCGCCTGTCTGCTTTACAACCAATACATTCAGAATAAACTGAGCAAAGAGCGTGTGCTTGAAATCATAACCGATGCCGTAGCCATCGAGAAAGAGTTTATTACCGATGCGCTGCCTGTAGACCTCATAGGTATGAACTCCCGTCTGATGGCTCAGTACATAGAGTTTGTAGCTGACCGCTTGTTGGTAGCCTTGGGGCAAGAGAAGCATTACAACGCCACCAATCCCTTCCCTTTCATGGATATGATTTCGTTGCAAGGAAAAACCAACTTCTTTGAAAAACGAGTGTCTGAATATCGCAAAGCAGGGGTGGCTTCCAAGAAAGATGAGCAAAAATTCACTCTGAATGAAGATTTTTAA